In Mesorhizobium sp. INR15, the genomic window CCAGTCCCTCGATCGCGGCCAGCTCGAGGCGGCCTTGGCGCTTGGGCTACCACGTCGGCACGCGCTGTGCCTGGTCGAGCTGCCTCAGGCACTGAGCAGGGTGGCGCCAACCTTCATCAACCAGTTCATTCAATTGATCAAAGGCACTGCGTTGGTTTCTCTCGTAACCCTGACAGACATGACGTTCCGGGCAAAGGAGATCGCCGAGATCGAATACAATCCCGCCGGCGTCTATACTTCGCTTTTGCTCGCCTATTTCGTGGTCTGCTATCCCGTCACGGTGTTTGGCCGATGGCTGGAGCGTCGCCTTGGCGCGGGGAGGGGGCTGACAAGTGAGTTTTGATCTCGCCTTTGCCGTCTCCACCATTCCAACGATCCTGAGCGTTATCGGAATGACGATCGGGGTTGCGCTGCTGAGTTGCCTCGGAGCTTCGATCCTGGGCTTCAGCTTCGAGATCGTGCGGCGAGCCGGATCGGCACCCGGCTACGTGATGCGTTTCGCGATAGACTTCATTCGGTCGACGCCGGTGCTTGCCTGGCTTTATTTTCTCTATTTCGTCCTGCCTCACTATGGTGTCACTCTGCCGGCCCTTGCGGTCGGCATAATGGGGCTGAGCATTTATTTCAGCGGGTATCTAGCCGAGGTGTTCAGGGCAGGCA contains:
- a CDS encoding amino acid ABC transporter permease, encoding MTFVEIFLGIFEGFRTTATVTAFGVLFAVPFALIFGVAQYLTKGVARLAITAVIEFWRSSAVIILLFVFYYVLPVIGIHLPAITVSAMVLGLNAGGYGSQAVRAGLQSLDRGQLEAALALGLPRRHALCLVELPQALSRVAPTFINQFIQLIKGTALVSLVTLTDMTFRAKEIAEIEYNPAGVYTSLLLAYFVVCYPVTVFGRWLERRLGAGRGLTSEF